Proteins from one Streptosporangium becharense genomic window:
- a CDS encoding YccF domain-containing protein: MRTLLNVVWLVLAGIWLAIGYVLAGVVCCLLVVTIPFGIASFRIAAYALWPFGRTVVRDPDAGVPSTIGNVVWFVVAGVWLAAGHVLTAIPLFVSIIGIPLGVANLKLIPVSLLPLGARIVDVDDPEAFYRR, translated from the coding sequence ATGCGTACTCTCCTGAACGTCGTCTGGTTGGTCCTCGCCGGAATCTGGCTGGCGATCGGGTACGTCCTCGCGGGGGTCGTCTGCTGCCTCCTCGTCGTCACCATCCCGTTCGGCATCGCCTCGTTCCGGATCGCGGCCTACGCGCTGTGGCCCTTCGGGCGGACCGTGGTCCGCGACCCCGACGCGGGCGTGCCGTCGACCATCGGCAACGTCGTCTGGTTCGTGGTGGCCGGGGTGTGGCTGGCCGCCGGGCACGTGCTGACCGCGATCCCGCTCTTCGTGTCGATCATCGGCATCCCGCTCGGTGTCGCCAACCTCAAACTGATCCCGGTCTCCCTGCTGCCGCTGGGTGCGCGGATCGTCGACGTGGACGATCCCGAGGCGTTTTATCGCAGGTAG
- a CDS encoding phosphoadenylyl-sulfate reductase, whose translation MTLVDIEVGLKQQRDAFDLQDIVESAARFLEGASAREITRWAAATFGDRLCLTSSMSDALLIDLVSRVKPGVDVLFIDTGYHFAETIGTRDAVRQVYDVNVIDVTPSRTVAEQERDLGPRLFGRNPDLCCYLRKVEPLNRALEPYLAWISGIRRDEAVTRAGVKVVEWDAKRQMVKVNPIAAWTQDDVDNYMADNGVLINPLHYDDYPSIGCAPCTRQVAPGEDPRSGRWAGMGKTECGLHL comes from the coding sequence ATGACACTGGTGGACATCGAGGTCGGGCTGAAGCAGCAGCGTGACGCGTTCGACCTGCAGGACATCGTGGAGTCGGCCGCGCGCTTCCTGGAGGGAGCATCCGCCCGCGAGATCACCCGGTGGGCCGCGGCCACCTTCGGCGACCGACTCTGCCTGACCTCGTCGATGAGCGACGCGTTGCTGATCGACCTGGTCAGCCGGGTCAAGCCGGGGGTGGACGTGTTGTTCATCGACACCGGCTACCACTTCGCCGAGACGATCGGCACCCGTGACGCCGTGCGGCAGGTCTACGACGTGAACGTCATCGACGTCACGCCGTCCCGGACCGTCGCCGAGCAGGAGCGCGACCTGGGCCCGCGCCTGTTCGGGCGTAACCCCGACCTGTGCTGCTACCTGCGTAAGGTCGAGCCGCTCAACCGTGCCCTGGAGCCGTACCTGGCCTGGATCTCCGGCATCCGCCGCGACGAGGCCGTCACCCGCGCGGGTGTCAAGGTCGTCGAGTGGGACGCCAAGCGCCAGATGGTCAAGGTGAACCCGATCGCCGCCTGGACGCAGGACGACGTCGACAACTACATGGCCGACAACGGCGTGCTGATCAATCCGTTGCACTACGACGACTACCCCTCGATCGGCTGCGCTCCCTGCACCCGCCAGGTCGCGCCGGGAGAGGACCCGCGCAGCGGTCGCTGGGCGGGGATGGGCAAGACGGAATGCGGGCTGCACCTGTGA
- the glyA gene encoding serine hydroxymethyltransferase, whose translation MSALSSVDPQIAELIKAEERRQTDTVKLIASENYVSKAVLEATGTVLTNKYSEGYPGKRYYEGQQVIDQIETLAIERAKALFGVEHANVQPYSGSPANLAVYMAFLKPGETVMGMGLPFGGHLTHGWSVSATGKWFNPVRYGVRKDTGRVDMDEVREIALRERPKLIFCGGTAIPRTIDFPAFAEIAREVGAVLAADIAHIAGLVAGGAHPSPVGHADVISTTTHKTLRGPRGAMLMTSSDEHAVALNKAVFPGLQGGPHNHTTAAIAVALKEAATDDFKDYARQVVMNAQALAEELVGRGFDVVSGGTDNHLILLDLTPKGIGGKPAAQALDKAGLETNYNTVPFDTRKPFDPSGIRIGTAGVTSRGMGVAEMRQIGAWIDQVVTALAKDEDEAKHVITRVHGEVRELTTHFPAPGL comes from the coding sequence ATGAGTGCTCTTTCCAGTGTCGATCCGCAGATCGCAGAGCTCATCAAGGCCGAGGAGCGTCGTCAGACCGACACCGTCAAGCTCATCGCCTCGGAGAACTACGTCTCCAAGGCCGTCCTGGAAGCCACCGGCACGGTTCTCACCAACAAGTACTCCGAGGGCTACCCGGGCAAGCGGTACTACGAGGGCCAGCAGGTCATCGACCAGATCGAGACCCTGGCCATCGAGCGGGCCAAGGCCCTGTTCGGCGTCGAGCACGCCAACGTCCAGCCCTACTCGGGCTCGCCCGCCAACCTGGCCGTCTACATGGCCTTCCTCAAGCCGGGTGAGACCGTCATGGGCATGGGCCTGCCGTTCGGCGGCCACCTGACCCACGGCTGGTCGGTGTCGGCCACCGGCAAGTGGTTCAACCCGGTCCGCTACGGCGTGCGCAAGGACACCGGCCGCGTCGACATGGACGAGGTCCGTGAGATCGCCCTCCGCGAGCGGCCCAAGCTGATCTTCTGTGGCGGCACCGCGATCCCGCGCACGATCGACTTCCCGGCGTTCGCCGAGATCGCCCGTGAGGTCGGGGCCGTGCTCGCCGCCGACATCGCGCACATCGCCGGCCTGGTGGCCGGTGGCGCGCACCCGTCGCCGGTCGGCCACGCCGACGTCATCTCCACCACGACCCACAAGACCCTGCGCGGTCCCCGGGGCGCGATGCTGATGACCTCCTCCGACGAGCACGCCGTCGCGCTCAACAAGGCCGTCTTCCCCGGCCTGCAGGGCGGGCCGCACAACCACACCACCGCGGCCATCGCGGTGGCGCTGAAGGAGGCGGCCACCGACGACTTCAAGGACTACGCCCGCCAGGTCGTCATGAACGCCCAGGCGCTGGCCGAGGAGCTCGTCGGCCGCGGCTTCGACGTCGTCTCCGGCGGCACCGACAACCACCTCATCCTGCTCGACCTGACCCCCAAGGGCATCGGCGGCAAGCCCGCCGCGCAGGCCCTGGACAAGGCCGGGCTGGAGACCAACTACAACACCGTGCCGTTCGACACGCGCAAGCCGTTCGACCCGTCCGGCATCCGCATCGGCACCGCCGGCGTGACCAGCCGCGGCATGGGCGTGGCCGAGATGCGGCAGATCGGCGCCTGGATCGACCAGGTCGTCACCGCGCTGGCCAAGGACGAGGACGAGGCCAAGCACGTCATCACCCGGGTGCACGGCGAGGTCAGGGAGCTCACCACCCACTTCCCGGCCCCCGGCCTGTGA
- a CDS encoding WhiB family transcriptional regulator: MSQVRRQTARPRPSWGWQDDAACRGEDLVLFFGPDGERQPERDIRERKAKAICAQCPVRAECLDYALSRPEKYGTWGGLNEDERASERRRRMRRAASAGISAVA, from the coding sequence ATGTCTCAGGTACGTCGGCAGACCGCCCGGCCTCGGCCCAGCTGGGGATGGCAGGATGACGCCGCGTGCCGGGGCGAGGACCTCGTGCTCTTCTTCGGTCCCGACGGCGAGCGTCAGCCCGAGCGTGACATCCGCGAGCGTAAGGCCAAGGCGATCTGTGCCCAGTGCCCCGTCCGCGCCGAGTGTCTTGACTACGCGCTCTCCCGTCCGGAGAAGTACGGCACCTGGGGCGGTCTGAACGAGGACGAGCGCGCCTCCGAGCGTCGCCGTCGCATGCGCCGCGCCGCGAGCGCCGGCATCAGCGCCGTCGCCTGA
- a CDS encoding Insertion element protein, with amino-acid sequence MSERAVPFHCPYCGDEDLEPYEGDGGWYCRSCARAFRLKFLGIGVRS; translated from the coding sequence ATGAGCGAGCGAGCGGTCCCCTTCCACTGCCCCTACTGCGGCGATGAGGACCTCGAACCCTACGAGGGCGACGGCGGCTGGTACTGCCGGTCGTGCGCGCGCGCCTTCAGGCTGAAGTTTCTCGGAATCGGGGTGCGTTCGTGA
- a CDS encoding nitrite/sulfite reductase, with protein MTTPARPASRHHKRPRGEGQWALGYREPLNKNEENKKNDDGLNVRQRIIDIYSKNGFDSIDPADLRGRMRWYGLYTQRKPGIDGGKTAVLDPEELDDRYFMLRVRIDGGRLTVRQLRVIAEISNLYGRGTADVTDRQNIQLHWIEIEAVPDIWARLEAVGLSTTEACGDTPRVILGCPLAGIDADEVIDGTAGIREIHDTYIGDPAYSNLPRKFKAAVSGCPAHCTVHEINDVAFVGVVNDKGERGFDLWVGGGLSTNPMLAKRLGVFLTPEQVAPAYGGVIGIFRDYGYRRLRHRARIKFLVNDWGVERFREILETEYLGYALPDGPAPELPRGGRRDHVGVFPQKDGNFYVGFAPKVGRLDGDKLHLIADIAERHGSDRVHTTVEQKMVILDVAPDRVDSLVAELEANDLRVNPSTFRRQTMACTGIEFCKLAIVETKATASDLIDELEQRLPDFKHPLTINVNGCPNSCARIQVADIGLKGQLVVDDAGEQVEGFQIHLGGSLGVNAGFGRKVRGLKTTAQDLPDYVERVLRNFDKQKDEEETFSEWVQRADEADLK; from the coding sequence ATGACGACCCCGGCCAGGCCGGCGAGCCGCCACCACAAACGCCCGCGCGGCGAAGGTCAGTGGGCTCTCGGTTACCGCGAACCGCTGAACAAGAACGAAGAGAACAAGAAGAACGACGACGGGCTCAACGTCCGTCAGCGGATCATCGACATCTACTCCAAGAACGGCTTCGACTCCATCGACCCCGCCGACCTGCGCGGACGCATGCGCTGGTACGGCCTGTACACCCAGCGCAAGCCCGGGATCGACGGCGGCAAGACCGCCGTCCTCGACCCGGAGGAGCTCGACGACCGCTACTTCATGCTGCGGGTCAGGATCGACGGCGGCCGGCTCACCGTACGGCAGTTGCGTGTCATCGCGGAGATCTCCAACCTCTACGGCCGGGGCACCGCCGACGTCACCGACCGGCAGAACATCCAGCTCCACTGGATCGAGATCGAGGCCGTCCCCGACATCTGGGCACGGTTGGAGGCCGTGGGCCTGTCGACCACCGAGGCCTGCGGCGACACTCCGCGCGTCATCCTGGGCTGTCCGCTCGCCGGGATCGACGCCGACGAGGTCATCGACGGGACCGCCGGGATCCGCGAGATCCACGACACCTACATCGGCGACCCGGCCTACTCCAACCTGCCGCGCAAGTTCAAGGCCGCGGTGAGCGGCTGCCCGGCGCACTGCACGGTGCACGAGATCAACGACGTGGCGTTCGTGGGCGTCGTCAACGACAAGGGCGAGCGCGGTTTCGACCTGTGGGTGGGCGGCGGCCTGTCCACCAACCCGATGCTGGCCAAGCGGCTGGGCGTCTTCCTGACCCCGGAGCAGGTCGCCCCCGCCTACGGCGGCGTGATCGGCATCTTCCGCGACTACGGCTACCGCCGGCTGCGCCACCGCGCGCGGATCAAGTTCCTGGTCAACGACTGGGGCGTCGAGAGGTTCCGGGAGATCCTGGAGACCGAGTATCTCGGCTACGCCCTGCCCGACGGCCCCGCACCCGAACTGCCGCGCGGTGGCCGCCGCGACCACGTGGGCGTCTTCCCGCAGAAGGACGGCAACTTCTACGTCGGCTTCGCGCCGAAGGTCGGCCGCCTCGACGGTGACAAACTGCACCTGATCGCTGACATCGCCGAGCGGCACGGCTCCGACCGGGTGCACACCACGGTCGAGCAGAAGATGGTCATCCTCGACGTGGCGCCCGACCGGGTCGACAGCCTCGTCGCCGAGCTGGAGGCCAACGACCTGCGGGTCAACCCCTCCACCTTCCGCCGTCAGACCATGGCGTGCACCGGGATCGAGTTCTGCAAGCTGGCCATCGTCGAGACCAAGGCCACCGCGTCCGACCTGATCGACGAGCTGGAGCAGCGCCTGCCCGATTTCAAGCACCCGCTGACCATCAACGTCAACGGCTGCCCCAACTCCTGTGCCCGCATCCAGGTGGCCGACATCGGCCTGAAGGGCCAACTGGTCGTCGACGACGCGGGCGAGCAGGTGGAGGGCTTCCAGATCCACCTGGGCGGCTCACTGGGCGTCAACGCGGGGTTCGGCCGCAAGGTCCGCGGCCTGAAGACCACCGCCCAGGATCTCCCCGACTACGTGGAACGCGTGCTGCGCAACTTCGACAAGCAGAAGGACGAGGAGGAGACCTTCTCCGAGTGGGTCCAGCGCGCCGACGAGGCGGACCTCAAGTGA
- the rsgA gene encoding ribosome small subunit-dependent GTPase A produces the protein MSSSIVPSSSSSLAALGWDDHFAAELPGDLLPARVSRVDRGAAEVLTATGPVRAHYGARVRREAAADPVALPCVGDWVGLRRLAEGRYELEALAPRRTAFVRGGVARVSRGGLSGDSQGQVLAANVDVVFVAEPALHATDTADLGRIERLLALAWESGAQPVVLVTKADLVKESLEFLMGEVAAVAPGVDAHAISSLRGEGVDVVQGYLRGARTAVVLGASGAGKSTLVNALAGVEVMETQQVRAGDGRGRHTTVHRELIVLAGGGLVIDTPGIRRIGLYDMNDGVDMVFADLEELAERCRFADCRHDGEPGCAVLAAIEDGTLPERRLESWRKLQREAAWIASRSDARLRKEMQNKWKIIHKEMRKAGRNRP, from the coding sequence TTGTCTTCGTCAATCGTTCCGTCTTCTTCGTCCTCTCTCGCCGCACTCGGCTGGGACGACCACTTCGCCGCCGAACTCCCCGGTGACCTGCTGCCCGCCAGGGTGTCACGCGTCGACCGTGGCGCCGCCGAGGTGCTGACGGCCACCGGTCCGGTCCGGGCCCACTACGGTGCCAGGGTGCGGCGTGAGGCCGCGGCCGATCCGGTGGCCCTGCCCTGCGTGGGTGACTGGGTCGGGCTCCGCAGGCTGGCCGAGGGCCGCTACGAGCTGGAGGCGCTCGCTCCTCGGCGTACCGCGTTCGTACGCGGTGGAGTCGCCAGGGTCTCCAGGGGCGGCCTGTCCGGCGACTCGCAGGGGCAGGTCCTCGCCGCCAACGTCGACGTCGTCTTCGTCGCCGAGCCCGCGCTGCACGCCACCGACACCGCCGACCTCGGCCGGATCGAGCGGCTGCTCGCGCTGGCCTGGGAGAGCGGCGCTCAGCCCGTGGTGCTCGTCACCAAGGCCGACCTCGTCAAGGAAAGCCTGGAGTTCCTGATGGGCGAGGTCGCCGCCGTCGCCCCGGGAGTCGACGCGCACGCCATCTCCTCCCTCCGCGGGGAGGGGGTCGACGTCGTCCAGGGCTACCTGCGGGGTGCGCGGACCGCGGTGGTGCTCGGCGCCTCGGGCGCCGGCAAGTCCACGCTCGTCAACGCGCTGGCCGGGGTGGAGGTGATGGAGACCCAGCAGGTCAGGGCCGGCGACGGCCGGGGACGCCACACCACCGTCCACCGTGAGCTCATCGTGCTCGCGGGCGGGGGCCTCGTCATCGACACGCCGGGGATCCGCCGCATCGGTCTGTACGACATGAACGACGGCGTGGACATGGTCTTCGCCGACCTGGAGGAGCTCGCGGAGAGGTGCCGGTTCGCCGACTGCCGCCACGACGGTGAGCCGGGCTGCGCGGTGCTCGCCGCGATCGAGGACGGCACGCTTCCGGAGCGGCGGCTGGAGAGCTGGAGGAAGCTTCAGCGGGAGGCGGCCTGGATCGCGTCCAGGAGTGACGCGCGGCTCCGCAAGGAGATGCAGAACAAGTGGAAGATCATCCACAAGGAGATGCGGAAGGCCGGTCGTAACCGGCCTTGA
- a CDS encoding DUF1707 SHOCT-like domain-containing protein, whose amino-acid sequence MNDPGAMRASDAEREAVVERLRVASVEGRLTLGELTERTGAAYSAVTRAELAVVTADLPPAGGPVVAAHAPEPAPGGGRVRNWFVAVLGDSKRRGQWRIDKPIGAVAVLGDVTLDLRLAEVRSGTVDIVATSVMGDVKIIVPDGVDVELEGVAIMGDKKVQVVEAPPGTNAPVVRVRAYAVMGDVKVIGDSRAKPVKKAWDAWREQWREIRGELTGEPRHQLPPGSPHPYHTSGLDDGHFGHPPLHAPAPGHLGAPGQGQPGHPPLHAPDPGYGGHAGHPHGWHPEPPAAPQPPHPPAR is encoded by the coding sequence ATGAACGATCCAGGTGCGATGCGGGCCTCGGACGCCGAGCGGGAGGCCGTCGTCGAGCGGCTGCGGGTCGCCTCCGTCGAGGGGCGGCTGACCCTTGGCGAGCTGACCGAACGGACCGGCGCGGCCTACAGCGCCGTGACCCGGGCCGAGCTGGCCGTGGTCACCGCGGACCTGCCGCCCGCCGGTGGGCCCGTCGTCGCCGCGCACGCGCCGGAGCCCGCTCCCGGGGGCGGACGGGTGCGGAACTGGTTCGTGGCCGTGCTGGGCGACTCCAAGCGGCGCGGCCAGTGGCGGATCGACAAGCCGATCGGTGCCGTCGCCGTGCTGGGCGACGTCACGCTGGACCTGCGCCTGGCCGAGGTCCGCTCCGGGACGGTCGACATCGTCGCCACCTCCGTCATGGGCGACGTGAAGATCATCGTTCCGGACGGCGTGGACGTCGAGCTGGAGGGCGTCGCCATCATGGGCGACAAGAAGGTCCAGGTCGTCGAGGCGCCTCCGGGAACGAACGCACCGGTCGTCCGGGTCCGGGCGTACGCGGTGATGGGCGACGTCAAAGTGATCGGCGACTCGCGCGCCAAGCCCGTCAAGAAGGCGTGGGACGCCTGGCGGGAGCAGTGGCGGGAGATCCGCGGCGAGCTCACCGGCGAGCCCAGGCACCAACTGCCGCCCGGCTCGCCGCACCCGTACCACACCTCCGGCCTCGATGACGGCCACTTCGGTCACCCGCCGCTGCACGCTCCGGCTCCCGGTCACCTCGGGGCTCCGGGCCAGGGGCAGCCCGGCCATCCGCCGCTGCACGCCCCGGACCCGGGGTACGGCGGGCACGCCGGGCACCCGCACGGATGGCACCCGGAGCCGCCTGCGGCGCCGCAGCCCCCGCACCCGCCCGCGCGCTGA
- a CDS encoding YihY/virulence factor BrkB family protein yields MTSTDAPAQRPGPGRRPPRGRRARLRSGLSRIREAGVRTRARARTLVSWVRGTDLWALTAATTNAGITYRVTGLAGEAAFFALLSLPPFMLGLIGVLGQLTRVFGPETVQDIRIWIDDQAHLLFTDNAVDTVVTPLIDDVLKPENQVSLISLGFLLALWSGSRALFVYVDLISVAYGLGEERGIIRTRLMSFGLYLAGLLIGLVVMPVLVLGPGALRDALPADYAPLVDLLYWPVVVVGSVLFLTVLYHVSVPVRTRWWRELPGAVLALVIWIVCAAVLRAVLAAWFSPVSIYGSLAAPIAVLLWLYITALAVLIGATLNAEVDRLWPVDGAGRAGRAGQSAIV; encoded by the coding sequence ATGACGTCCACTGATGCCCCGGCGCAGCGGCCAGGGCCAGGCAGGCGCCCACCCCGTGGACGCCGTGCCCGGCTGCGCTCCGGGCTCTCGCGGATCCGCGAGGCGGGCGTCCGGACCCGCGCCCGCGCCCGTACCCTCGTCTCCTGGGTCCGCGGCACGGACCTGTGGGCGCTGACCGCCGCCACCACCAACGCGGGCATCACCTACCGCGTCACCGGCCTGGCCGGGGAGGCCGCCTTCTTCGCGCTGCTGTCGCTGCCGCCGTTCATGCTCGGCCTGATCGGCGTCCTCGGCCAGCTCACCCGGGTGTTCGGCCCGGAGACGGTGCAGGACATCCGGATCTGGATCGACGACCAGGCCCACCTGCTGTTCACCGACAACGCCGTCGACACCGTCGTCACCCCGCTCATCGACGACGTGCTGAAACCCGAGAACCAGGTCTCGCTGATCTCCCTGGGCTTCCTCCTCGCGCTCTGGTCGGGCTCGCGGGCGTTGTTCGTCTACGTCGACCTCATCTCGGTCGCGTACGGGCTCGGTGAGGAGCGCGGCATCATCCGCACCCGCCTGATGTCCTTCGGGCTCTACCTGGCGGGCCTGCTGATCGGCCTGGTGGTCATGCCCGTGCTCGTGCTCGGCCCGGGAGCGCTGCGGGACGCGCTGCCGGCCGACTACGCGCCGCTGGTGGACCTCCTCTACTGGCCCGTGGTGGTCGTCGGCTCGGTGCTCTTCCTGACGGTGCTGTACCACGTGAGCGTGCCGGTGCGCACGCGCTGGTGGCGGGAGCTGCCCGGTGCGGTGCTCGCGCTCGTCATCTGGATCGTCTGCGCCGCGGTGCTGCGGGCGGTGCTGGCCGCGTGGTTCTCCCCGGTCTCCATCTACGGTTCGCTCGCGGCGCCGATCGCGGTGCTGCTGTGGCTGTACATCACCGCGTTGGCCGTGCTCATCGGTGCCACGCTCAACGCCGAGGTCGACCGGCTGTGGCCCGTCGACGGCGCAGGTCGGGCCGGTCGGGCCGGGCAGTCCGCTATCGTCTAA
- a CDS encoding sucrase ferredoxin: MITGNAPTEPAAPARGCTHPAGCHTGELPVHASATVGARFWLLVEHSGPWAARLEECRLPEEIHILIKRATTLGIRPQLIRRPGHRKPVNGGIHVMVADSAAAEPWMAEGVIAGPDDLDLDSVVAGVVPESCILVKEPVFLVCTHAKRNACCARIGLPLARSLAEILPDRVWETSHVGGDRYAANLVCLPHGLYYGSMSQAAALAAADAYRSGEVILDRFRGRAGIPEPLQAAEHFVRIHTGELSVGGVAVESSRSDGAVTEAFVRGNGARFRVVVEPMTLKTPCGMACAETITTYRLVTLDRLTPVLHATSALI, translated from the coding sequence GTGATCACGGGGAACGCGCCGACCGAACCGGCCGCACCGGCCAGAGGCTGCACGCACCCGGCGGGCTGCCACACCGGCGAGCTACCGGTCCACGCCAGCGCCACGGTCGGGGCCCGCTTCTGGCTCCTCGTCGAGCACTCCGGCCCCTGGGCCGCACGCCTGGAGGAATGCCGCCTCCCTGAGGAAATTCACATCCTCATCAAACGGGCTACCACACTCGGCATCCGGCCGCAGCTCATCCGCCGACCCGGGCACAGAAAGCCGGTGAACGGCGGCATCCACGTCATGGTCGCCGACTCCGCGGCCGCCGAGCCGTGGATGGCCGAGGGCGTCATCGCAGGTCCGGACGATCTTGACCTTGACAGCGTGGTGGCCGGAGTGGTCCCCGAGTCCTGCATACTTGTGAAGGAGCCGGTTTTCCTGGTCTGCACGCATGCCAAGCGCAACGCGTGCTGCGCCCGCATTGGGCTTCCCCTCGCCCGGTCGCTGGCCGAGATTCTGCCCGACAGAGTATGGGAAACGTCACATGTCGGCGGCGATCGATACGCCGCCAACCTCGTGTGCTTGCCACACGGGCTTTACTACGGCAGCATGTCTCAAGCTGCTGCGCTCGCGGCAGCAGATGCGTACCGGTCCGGTGAGGTCATCCTCGACCGTTTCCGGGGACGCGCAGGCATCCCTGAGCCACTGCAGGCTGCCGAGCATTTCGTCCGCATCCATACGGGCGAACTCTCGGTCGGCGGAGTGGCCGTGGAATCCTCCAGGTCGGACGGCGCCGTTACCGAGGCATTTGTGCGCGGTAATGGCGCTCGTTTTCGGGTAGTGGTTGAACCCATGACGTTGAAAACGCCATGTGGTATGGCTTGCGCCGAGACGATCACTACCTACCGGCTGGTCACGCTGGACAGGCTGACGCCTGTGCTGCACGCCACGTCCGCGCTGATCTGA
- a CDS encoding sirohydrochlorin chelatase yields MRAAPVRWRASGAPPAVPLIAVAHGSRDPRAAATVEDLLDLVRRQRPDVPVRTAYLDHAPPTLAMALSGVSEAAVLPLLLTEAYHSRVDIPGALAEAASRHPRLRAYRGATLGPHPLLVAALERRLAEAGVTAGDPGTAVVLVSAGSSDARANATVSGIAHGWAARRGWWSVTAAYASAAGPTPQEAVLRLRRSGASRVVVAPYLLAPGHFADKIRRETLAAGADAVSDVLGAAPELATVLLERYGQAVHTGSGARSATA; encoded by the coding sequence ATGCGGGCTGCACCTGTGAGGTGGCGTGCATCCGGCGCTCCCCCCGCGGTGCCGCTGATCGCGGTGGCGCACGGGTCCCGCGACCCGCGCGCCGCCGCGACGGTGGAGGACCTGCTCGACCTGGTACGGCGGCAGCGGCCCGACGTCCCGGTGCGCACCGCCTACCTGGACCACGCTCCCCCGACCCTCGCCATGGCGCTCTCCGGGGTCTCCGAGGCCGCGGTGCTGCCGCTGCTGCTCACCGAGGCCTACCACAGCCGGGTCGACATCCCCGGCGCGCTGGCCGAGGCGGCGTCCCGTCACCCGCGCCTGCGCGCGTACCGGGGCGCCACGCTCGGCCCGCATCCGCTGCTGGTCGCCGCGCTGGAGCGGCGGCTGGCCGAGGCGGGGGTGACCGCCGGTGACCCCGGCACCGCCGTGGTGCTGGTCTCGGCCGGTTCCAGTGACGCGCGGGCCAACGCGACCGTCTCCGGGATCGCCCACGGCTGGGCCGCTCGGCGCGGCTGGTGGTCGGTGACCGCCGCCTACGCCTCCGCCGCCGGTCCCACCCCGCAGGAGGCGGTGCTGCGGCTGCGGCGCTCCGGCGCCTCCCGGGTCGTGGTCGCGCCTTACCTGCTGGCGCCGGGCCACTTCGCCGACAAGATCCGCCGGGAGACCCTGGCGGCGGGCGCCGACGCCGTCTCCGACGTGCTGGGCGCCGCCCCGGAGCTGGCGACGGTGCTCCTGGAGCGTTACGGGCAGGCCGTCCACACGGGTTCCGGAGCCCGCTCCGCCACCGCCTGA